The proteins below are encoded in one region of Trueperaceae bacterium:
- a CDS encoding sugar ABC transporter permease, whose amino-acid sequence MGALRTGTVASRPAVGRSGLRRAEARAGWSFIAPWVVGFLVFTAVPMVASLYLSFTEYDVLRPPRSVGFENYRELATDPRLRLALWNSFLYTALYVPLSVALALGLALMLDRVTRAAGFFRTAFYVPSLTPTVAVGALFLWVLNPSVGILNRALALVGVDGPGWTTDPAWIKPGLVVMSLWSLGGTIVILYAALRNVPRNLYEAARIEGASGWAEFRHVTFPMISGAVFFVLIVNTIASLQVFDEVYTMYFGQMDSGAGGSAALFYVVYLFRQAFEFLNMGYASAMAWLLFVVILVITLFQLRVSRSWVYYEGR is encoded by the coding sequence ATGGGCGCGCTGAGGACGGGAACCGTGGCCTCCAGGCCCGCCGTGGGCAGGAGCGGCCTGCGGCGGGCCGAGGCCCGCGCCGGCTGGTCGTTCATAGCCCCTTGGGTCGTCGGCTTCCTGGTCTTCACGGCCGTCCCGATGGTCGCGAGCCTCTACCTGTCGTTCACCGAGTACGACGTCCTCAGGCCGCCCCGGTCCGTGGGGTTCGAGAACTACCGGGAGCTGGCCACCGACCCCCGGCTGCGCCTGGCGCTGTGGAACTCGTTCCTCTACACGGCGCTCTACGTGCCGCTGTCGGTGGCCCTGGCCCTCGGCTTGGCGCTGATGCTCGACCGCGTCACGCGGGCCGCCGGCTTCTTCCGCACGGCGTTCTACGTGCCCTCGCTGACGCCCACCGTGGCCGTGGGCGCCCTGTTCCTGTGGGTGCTGAACCCCTCCGTGGGGATCCTCAACCGCGCCCTGGCCCTGGTCGGCGTCGACGGGCCCGGCTGGACCACCGACCCCGCCTGGATCAAGCCGGGCCTCGTGGTCATGAGCCTGTGGAGCCTGGGCGGCACGATCGTGATCCTCTACGCCGCCCTGCGGAACGTGCCGCGGAACCTCTACGAGGCCGCGCGCATCGAGGGGGCCTCGGGGTGGGCCGAGTTCAGGCACGTGACCTTCCCCATGATCAGCGGCGCCGTGTTCTTCGTGCTCATCGTCAACACGATCGCGTCCCTGCAGGTGTTCGACGAGGTCTACACGATGTACTTCGGGCAGATGGACTCGGGCGCCGGCGGCTCGGCCGCGCTGTTCTACGTCGTCTACCTGTTCAGGCAGGCGTTCGAGTTCCTGAACATGGGCTACGCCTCGGCGATGGCGTGGCTGCTGTTCGTGGTGATCCTCGTCATCACGCTCTTCCAGCTCCGGGTCAGCCGGAGCTGGGTCTACTACGAGGGGAGGTGA
- a CDS encoding extracellular solute-binding protein — protein MNRNPDDHEDRARYRRPLTALALAACLGLAAAQQMEASGDLRVLGFGVPDEIASVRVDRFRELYPDVNLQLTEGAIDQQQLLTAIASGNPPDVVYLNRDDLSTYARRGALQPLDQCIEQAGIDVSQFRPAALQPVTLDGTVYGVPEFNNIVLMIVNTAALDEAGMALEDLDTSDWEAIARFNEQLTTVDGGNVTRIGFDPKLPEFFPLWVRANGGQLVSDDGRTAMLDSPEAVEALEFAAGLHDAAGGRGPFMAFRDTWDFFGAGNQVASNQIGAWPMEQWYVNVLVESSPDAPVAFAPFRDRQGNVLSFATGSAWAVPAGAANPDAACAFMATMTHPDTWYAAAQERARLRAESGATYTGTYTGNLAADERIFGELVQPSGNEAFDRGVEVILEVQDAAFSIPANPAGAEVRQAWTDAVNRVLNGEQTAADALAQAQQETQAALDEAWAR, from the coding sequence ATGAACCGCAACCCGGACGACCACGAGGACCGGGCACGGTACCGCCGCCCGCTCACGGCCCTCGCCCTGGCGGCGTGCCTGGGCCTGGCCGCGGCGCAGCAGATGGAGGCCTCCGGCGACCTGCGGGTGCTCGGCTTCGGCGTGCCGGACGAGATCGCCTCGGTGCGCGTGGACCGCTTCAGGGAGCTCTACCCCGACGTGAACCTCCAGCTCACCGAGGGCGCCATCGACCAGCAGCAGCTCCTCACGGCCATCGCCTCCGGCAACCCGCCCGACGTCGTGTACCTCAACCGCGACGACCTCTCGACGTACGCCAGGCGCGGCGCCCTGCAGCCCCTCGACCAGTGCATCGAGCAGGCCGGCATCGACGTGAGCCAGTTCCGCCCCGCCGCGCTGCAGCCCGTCACCCTCGACGGCACGGTCTACGGTGTGCCCGAGTTCAACAACATCGTGCTGATGATCGTCAACACCGCCGCGCTCGACGAGGCGGGCATGGCCTTGGAGGACCTCGACACCAGCGACTGGGAAGCCATCGCGCGGTTCAACGAGCAGCTCACCACGGTGGACGGCGGGAACGTCACGCGCATCGGCTTCGACCCCAAGCTGCCCGAGTTCTTCCCGCTGTGGGTGCGCGCCAACGGCGGCCAGCTGGTCTCCGACGACGGTCGCACGGCCATGCTCGACAGCCCCGAGGCCGTCGAGGCGCTCGAGTTCGCCGCGGGCCTGCACGACGCGGCCGGCGGGCGCGGGCCGTTCATGGCCTTCCGCGACACGTGGGACTTCTTCGGCGCCGGCAACCAGGTCGCGTCCAACCAGATCGGCGCCTGGCCGATGGAGCAGTGGTACGTGAACGTGCTCGTCGAGTCCTCGCCCGACGCCCCCGTGGCCTTCGCCCCCTTCCGCGACAGGCAGGGCAACGTCCTCTCGTTCGCGACGGGCTCGGCCTGGGCGGTCCCCGCGGGCGCCGCGAACCCCGACGCCGCCTGCGCCTTCATGGCCACGATGACCCATCCCGACACCTGGTACGCGGCGGCGCAGGAGCGCGCCAGGCTGCGCGCCGAGTCGGGCGCGACCTACACCGGCACGTACACCGGCAACCTCGCCGCCGACGAGCGCATCTTCGGCGAGCTCGTCCAGCCGAGCGGCAACGAGGCGTTCGACCGCGGCGTCGAGGTGATCCTCGAGGTCCAGGACGCCGCCTTCTCGATCCCCGCGAACCCGGCGGGCGCCGAGGTGAGGCAGGCGTGGACGGACGCCGTGAACCGCGTCCTCAACGGCGAGCAGACCGCCGCCGACGCCCTCGCGCAGGCGCAGCAGGAGACGCAGGCGGCCCTCGACGAGGCATGGGCGCGCTGA